Proteins from a genomic interval of Acetobacterium woodii DSM 1030:
- a CDS encoding EFR1 family ferrodoxin (N-terminal region resembles flavodoxins. C-terminal ferrodoxin region binds two 4Fe-4S clusters.), whose amino-acid sequence MIFYFTGTGNSLYVAKTIGDELGEQSIDITKAMKEKSFVYRLSSDEKIGFVFPVYFYGVPSIVADFIAELKIEPNQEKEIKPYVFGVMTCGGGMGGTPKMLEALLQKSGLPLNAGFEIKMASNYIMMYQPTAPDKQKKIQLSVDKKLKSIVTAITNNKKDDLSKRKKSFLTKVAYPLYRHGRKTRLFYVDEKCNGCGKCAKICPVSAIEMENNKPIWIKKQCTHCTACINRCPQEAIQYGKKTPKWRRFENPILK is encoded by the coding sequence ATGATATTTTATTTTACCGGAACCGGTAATTCGTTGTATGTTGCTAAAACGATTGGTGATGAACTGGGCGAACAGAGTATTGACATAACGAAGGCGATGAAAGAAAAATCATTTGTTTATCGGCTTTCAAGCGATGAAAAGATTGGTTTTGTTTTTCCCGTTTATTTTTATGGGGTGCCTTCAATAGTGGCCGATTTTATTGCTGAGTTAAAAATTGAACCAAATCAGGAAAAGGAAATAAAACCTTATGTATTTGGGGTAATGACATGTGGCGGCGGGATGGGTGGAACCCCCAAAATGTTGGAAGCATTGTTGCAAAAGTCGGGTTTGCCACTAAACGCTGGATTTGAAATCAAGATGGCCAGCAATTATATTATGATGTACCAACCGACCGCTCCGGATAAGCAAAAAAAGATACAACTTTCGGTTGATAAAAAACTAAAAAGCATTGTTACGGCCATCACAAATAATAAAAAAGATGATCTAAGCAAACGAAAAAAATCCTTTCTCACTAAAGTTGCTTACCCTCTTTACAGACACGGTCGTAAAACACGACTTTTTTATGTCGATGAAAAATGTAATGGCTGTGGAAAATGCGCCAAAATTTGCCCGGTTTCGGCCATTGAAATGGAAAATAATAAGCCGATTTGGATTAAGAAACAATGTACACATTGTACGGCCTGTATTAACCGTTGCCCTCAGGAAGCCATTCAGTATGGTAAAAAAACGCCAAAATGGCGACGATTTGAAAATCCAATCCTAAAATAA
- a CDS encoding glutamine amidotransferase, producing MKKLLIIKTGSSDQAVINNCGDCDVRIARCIGLLDENIDVISVYKNTVPILSDDVAGVIITGSPAMVTNLEPWGVATSQWLKQVIEKNIPILGICFGHQLLAHIFGGSVDYHELGEEKGEVEISLTEAGKKDALLGVLPERFSAYASHLQTVTRLPQNAVVLAQNDFESTHALRFKKNVWGVQFHPECIGDIFCSTKEHQTYGRILLKRFYELAINN from the coding sequence ATGAAAAAATTACTCATTATAAAAACGGGATCGTCAGATCAAGCGGTTATTAATAACTGCGGCGATTGTGATGTCCGCATTGCCCGTTGTATTGGTCTTCTGGATGAAAATATCGATGTGATTTCAGTTTATAAAAATACGGTACCGATTTTGTCGGATGATGTTGCCGGGGTTATTATTACCGGTTCTCCTGCAATGGTAACCAATTTGGAACCCTGGGGAGTTGCAACCTCGCAATGGCTAAAGCAGGTTATTGAAAAGAATATTCCTATTTTAGGTATTTGCTTTGGACACCAATTACTTGCCCATATTTTTGGCGGATCGGTTGATTATCATGAATTGGGAGAAGAAAAGGGCGAGGTTGAGATTAGTCTGACAGAAGCAGGGAAAAAAGACGCTTTGCTGGGGGTATTACCGGAACGTTTTAGTGCTTATGCGTCGCATCTTCAGACCGTCACCAGGTTACCGCAAAATGCCGTAGTATTAGCTCAGAATGATTTCGAATCAACGCATGCGTTAAGATTTAAGAAGAATGTTTGGGGAGTTCAGTTCCATCCGGAATGTATTGGCGATATATTCTGTAGTACTAAGGAACATCAAACCTATGGGAGGATCTTACTAAAACGTTTTTATGAATTAGCAATCAATAATTAA
- a CDS encoding XdhC family protein, with amino-acid sequence MNNEVYKQLYDQMNLGNKSVLVTNLSTPSTPSKSIPKKFLISTEALLNQKFDDHLPKQVYEKAAQTLETGILEFIQIAEEYFLIEPYFPEPQLIIFGAGHIAMPLAEFGSRAGFTVTVIDDRPSFANHQRFPTAQKVICESFEKCFDLINIHPLTFIVIVTRGHRHDMDCLRQVLNYQTAYTGMIGSKRRVKGVMEKMREEGFSQEQLDSVNSPIGFSIGAVTPDEIAFSIIAEVISYRRFSNFKKENSINKKQHWPEYDPDVINELATDDDSPKAIITIVKTKGSVPRKEGAKMIVWPYGKLLGSIGGGCSEGTVITTARDVIATGGYQFQRVDMTGIVAEDEGMACGGIMDVIIEYFE; translated from the coding sequence ATGAACAATGAAGTTTATAAACAGCTATACGATCAAATGAATCTCGGCAATAAATCGGTGCTCGTTACAAATCTGAGCACTCCATCAACCCCATCCAAAAGTATTCCCAAAAAGTTTCTGATTTCCACCGAAGCCCTGTTAAATCAGAAGTTTGATGACCATTTACCGAAACAAGTCTACGAAAAAGCCGCCCAAACGCTTGAAACAGGTATTCTCGAATTTATCCAGATCGCGGAAGAATACTTTTTAATTGAACCTTATTTTCCCGAACCGCAATTAATTATTTTCGGTGCCGGTCACATTGCAATGCCCTTGGCTGAGTTTGGTAGCCGGGCCGGTTTCACGGTTACTGTTATTGATGATCGCCCTTCTTTTGCCAATCATCAACGATTTCCGACTGCTCAAAAGGTTATCTGCGAAAGTTTTGAAAAATGTTTTGACCTGATTAACATCCATCCCCTAACTTTTATTGTCATTGTTACTCGAGGTCACCGTCACGACATGGATTGTCTGCGACAAGTTTTAAACTACCAAACGGCTTATACCGGAATGATCGGTTCCAAGCGACGAGTCAAAGGCGTGATGGAAAAAATGCGCGAAGAAGGTTTTTCTCAAGAGCAACTGGATTCCGTTAACTCTCCCATCGGGTTTTCAATCGGAGCCGTAACCCCCGATGAAATTGCTTTCTCAATTATCGCCGAGGTAATCAGTTACCGTCGTTTCTCAAACTTTAAAAAAGAAAATTCAATCAATAAAAAACAGCATTGGCCGGAATACGACCCGGATGTTATTAATGAACTCGCAACAGATGATGATTCTCCCAAAGCTATTATTACCATTGTTAAAACCAAAGGCTCTGTCCCTCGCAAGGAAGGTGCTAAAATGATCGTTTGGCCTTATGGAAAACTGTTGGGAAGTATCGGTGGTGGCTGTAGTGAAGGCACCGTCATTACCACTGCCCGAGATGTCATCGCCACTGGCGGATATCAGTTCCAAAGGGTTGATATGACCGGGATCGTTGCCGAAGATGAGGGTATGGCCTGTGGTGGAATTATGGATGTTATCATCGAATATTTTGAATAA
- a CDS encoding amidohydrolase gives MGQILIKNAYIVTMNAKNQVYTNGSILVEDDQIIAVGKVDHQLVKNTAETINAEGKYVLPGFVNTHVHTSQQLGRGLGDDVDLLTWLHQRIWPYESNLTEEDSYISTLLCSLEQIRAGVTSFAEPGGQFVSGMVKAVSEAGLRAKLAKSVMDCGEGLPKIWQRNTQEELDQQEDDFKKYHNTADGRVQIWFGLRTIFNNSDDLIIKSKALADKYHVGLHMHVAEVKDEIDYTMEVYGEPTVTHLNRLGVLDKNFLAVHTVWLTDEEVSLFRDKQVKVSHNPAAAMRVLGFAKIPKMLKEGICVTIGTDGAPSSNRMDMVDELWLTSLIHKGWRLDPTVMKAEEILQMATKNGAQALLDEDLYGSLEVGKKADLIVINPNSASMLPLHDPIANLVTSMHSSNVESTLCNGKWLMKERIIQTLNEADILKEAKARAAAIYKRAGIDLPDRFPTITF, from the coding sequence ATGGGACAAATTTTAATTAAAAATGCCTATATTGTTACGATGAACGCTAAAAATCAAGTCTATACCAATGGTAGTATTTTGGTCGAAGACGATCAAATAATCGCTGTTGGTAAAGTGGATCATCAACTCGTCAAAAATACGGCTGAAACAATCAATGCTGAGGGCAAATATGTTCTTCCCGGATTTGTTAATACCCATGTTCATACGTCTCAGCAACTGGGACGTGGCCTTGGGGATGATGTCGATTTATTAACCTGGCTTCATCAACGAATCTGGCCATATGAAAGCAACCTGACCGAAGAGGATTCTTATATCTCCACCCTGCTTTGCAGCCTTGAACAGATCCGCGCTGGTGTAACTTCTTTTGCTGAACCTGGTGGACAATTTGTCAGCGGAATGGTAAAAGCAGTAAGCGAAGCCGGACTCCGTGCCAAATTAGCTAAATCCGTCATGGATTGTGGCGAAGGCCTTCCTAAAATCTGGCAACGCAATACCCAGGAGGAATTAGACCAACAGGAAGATGATTTCAAAAAATATCATAACACTGCTGACGGACGGGTTCAAATTTGGTTTGGTCTACGGACGATTTTCAATAATTCCGATGATTTAATTATAAAATCCAAAGCCTTGGCCGATAAATATCATGTTGGACTTCATATGCATGTTGCTGAAGTGAAAGACGAAATAGACTATACGATGGAAGTTTATGGCGAACCGACCGTTACTCACCTTAACCGACTGGGCGTTCTGGATAAAAATTTTCTGGCTGTTCATACGGTGTGGTTGACCGATGAAGAGGTTTCCTTATTCCGGGACAAACAAGTAAAGGTTTCTCATAATCCGGCTGCTGCAATGCGAGTTTTAGGTTTTGCCAAAATACCAAAAATGCTTAAAGAAGGGATTTGTGTCACTATCGGAACCGATGGCGCCCCTTCCAGCAATCGTATGGATATGGTCGATGAACTCTGGCTGACTTCTTTAATTCATAAGGGTTGGCGCTTAGACCCAACGGTGATGAAAGCTGAGGAAATATTGCAAATGGCAACTAAAAACGGTGCCCAAGCACTCCTTGATGAAGATCTCTATGGCAGTCTTGAGGTCGGTAAAAAAGCTGATCTGATTGTTATCAACCCCAACTCTGCCTCGATGCTCCCACTTCATGATCCCATTGCTAATCTGGTCACCTCGATGCACTCTTCCAATGTCGAAAGTACCTTGTGTAATGGCAAATGGCTGATGAAAGAACGGATCATCCAAACGTTAAACGAAGCGGACATCCTTAAAGAAGCCAAGGCCCGTGCCGCCGCCATCTATAAACGCGCCGGCATCGATCTTCCCGATCGTTTTCCCACAATAACATTTTAA
- a CDS encoding adenine deaminase, with product MNQKLLTVAGGKATADIVVKNGKIVNVYSGEIYEGGVAISGDTIAAVGQVDYTIGENTQIIDAEGHFITPGFIDGHIHPESTSLAIRSFAEIALKHGTTIIFTDLHEVGVVGGLEAIEAVLEEVEATDLKLYFVVPSHVPFSPNLETSGGSFDSEIIKKALTRQDAVGLSECVGPYILAGFPDLLDSMDETLARGKTLHGHLADIEGPALNLCAAAGISTDHESLSGEDIVARLRNGLHVQIREGSAARSLKDGLKPIIENGLDTSRVSIVTDDLHTIDAVKRGHLDDAVRTALEAGLDFVTAIQFVSLNPARAFGLDREIGGLAPGKRADINITTGAENFKVLSVISGGKPILANGKLLISYPKAKHQSMLLNTIKLAKPVTAADFAVRVSEKAKQVKVKAMDTLPWIPITNERIVDLQVKNGVVQADLEQDVLYIAQVERYGKNGNIGKAFMGGFNLKSGAIASSVGHDNHNIIVLGTNHEDMAIAVNRVAEIQGGQVVVNNKAVLNEVAYPILGLLSDLSAEELASQKESLNQSIQTLGSGIAIPFMFLSFICLAAIPSYAVTDHGFIDVFKQEIIDPILEIVE from the coding sequence ATGAATCAAAAATTACTGACTGTGGCTGGCGGCAAAGCGACTGCGGATATCGTGGTAAAAAATGGAAAAATTGTCAATGTTTATTCGGGCGAAATTTATGAAGGTGGGGTTGCTATCAGTGGCGACACGATTGCGGCGGTTGGTCAGGTCGACTACACTATTGGCGAAAATACCCAAATAATTGATGCCGAAGGACATTTTATTACGCCCGGTTTTATTGATGGGCATATTCATCCGGAAAGCACCAGCCTCGCAATCCGTTCTTTTGCTGAGATTGCCTTAAAACACGGAACCACCATCATCTTCACCGATTTACATGAGGTTGGGGTGGTAGGTGGTCTGGAAGCCATTGAGGCAGTATTGGAAGAAGTAGAAGCTACTGATTTGAAGTTGTATTTTGTAGTGCCATCACATGTGCCATTTTCTCCAAATCTAGAAACCAGTGGTGGTAGTTTTGATTCCGAAATCATAAAAAAAGCATTGACTCGCCAAGATGCAGTGGGTTTGTCGGAGTGTGTTGGTCCTTATATTCTGGCGGGATTTCCTGATTTACTTGATTCAATGGATGAAACCCTGGCAAGAGGAAAAACTTTGCATGGCCATTTGGCTGATATTGAAGGGCCAGCCCTTAATCTTTGCGCCGCGGCGGGAATCAGTACTGATCATGAATCACTGTCGGGCGAAGATATTGTGGCCAGATTACGTAATGGTCTTCATGTACAAATTCGCGAAGGCTCTGCGGCCCGGAGTTTGAAAGATGGTTTGAAGCCGATAATCGAGAACGGTTTGGATACGTCGCGGGTTAGTATTGTCACCGATGATCTGCATACTATTGATGCCGTAAAAAGAGGTCATCTTGATGATGCCGTGCGAACCGCCTTGGAAGCAGGATTAGATTTTGTAACAGCGATCCAATTTGTCAGTTTAAACCCAGCCCGGGCCTTTGGACTAGATCGAGAAATTGGCGGCTTAGCTCCGGGTAAGCGAGCCGATATCAATATCACTACCGGGGCCGAAAATTTTAAGGTGTTGTCAGTAATTTCTGGAGGAAAACCGATCTTAGCGAATGGGAAGCTGTTGATTTCTTATCCCAAAGCTAAGCATCAATCGATGTTACTAAACACAATCAAATTAGCAAAACCGGTGACGGCAGCGGACTTTGCGGTGCGAGTGTCGGAAAAGGCCAAACAGGTAAAGGTAAAAGCGATGGATACCTTACCATGGATTCCCATTACTAATGAAAGAATCGTTGATCTTCAGGTGAAAAATGGGGTTGTACAAGCAGATCTTGAGCAGGATGTTTTGTATATTGCCCAGGTTGAACGCTACGGAAAAAATGGGAATATTGGCAAAGCCTTTATGGGTGGATTTAATCTAAAATCGGGTGCAATTGCATCATCGGTTGGTCATGATAACCATAATATTATCGTTCTTGGAACAAATCATGAAGATATGGCCATTGCCGTGAATCGTGTGGCAGAAATTCAAGGGGGACAGGTGGTAGTAAACAACAAAGCGGTGCTAAACGAAGTAGCTTATCCTATTTTGGGTTTGTTATCTGATTTGTCGGCAGAAGAATTGGCAAGCCAAAAAGAATCGCTGAACCAGTCAATCCAAACATTGGGATCGGGCATTGCGATTCCATTTATGTTTTTGTCTTTTATTTGTTTGGCAGCGATACCGTCCTACGCCGTAACAGACCATGGATTTATTGATGTTTTTAAACAGGAAATAATTGATCCGATTCTGGAGATTGTGGAATAA
- a CDS encoding ABC transporter permease: MILNKRIFRELKENWVRYGALAVLIIFSIGLVVSMAGATDVVNETIDTNNKKNHLEDGAFSVYVPLTENQIVELEKIGAKTEVAFYVDLTGPEKSTLRLFKNRDNINTIALEEGRLAEQIGEIVLEKHYAENHGIQVGQSLVVGQRNYLVTGIGTVPDYSNVVQNVSDVLADLKQFSIGFVAATEFNQLIEKDLNVEYNYSYQLEGALTDTELKEKLVDLDFDKSKVTNKYMKEIINTIEKGKNDLSNGVNDLAEGTQTLASGTSSVKEGTDELTDGATRLADGTNQLSSGLKALTASNATLNKAADDVFQGMIAQVNSELKKMGIAITVTGDNYESTIETLMQSIDGADTNSVAALNTMKTQLDSYKNFKAGLKAYTTGVESAYSGSAELSTGADQLYQGGVSLAKGMDTLSNGAVALNSGMGEFKNQVTNFINENMDYRYVNLITFLEADNNQRITSCKSDAAINKNSALIAGIIVITLMAYMISVFVIHTIDKESAVIGALYSMGYVKKELLRHFMILPLVVVTVAAMMGTSLGFLLIGENIKENVAYYSYPTYTMIFPPYLLVYGIIIPIMITLMVNYLVINNKLSMAPLKLLRREKKQHQLATLDLKEMDFINRYRIRQLMREIRANITLFWGLFIAILLMVFGFSIDGSINTYVHSVATDVEYNYLYLLKYPMEVAPADATKAYAESLAAKLYLTGGTMDVTIMGIDNQNPYFDFSVDGQKNDVVISNSVANKFGYRVGDVITLSDNLKDQNYNFTVKKVVNYASGLYLFMDIQDMRDLFGQEEDYYNTLMSDHELDIETGRIATVITVDKMVDAARQMFTMMYGLVVTILGASILLFVIVMYLLLKMMIDKATFSISLIKVFGYDEKEIKKLYLGTSFYTVVLSTLIAIPISKMIINQVYPYMIANVSAGMKATITPQSYLIMAAIILSAYTVVNFMVGRHLKKISLVEILKVRE; encoded by the coding sequence ATGATTTTAAATAAACGGATTTTTCGCGAACTAAAAGAGAATTGGGTAAGATATGGAGCATTGGCGGTGTTAATCATTTTTTCGATCGGATTGGTCGTTAGCATGGCTGGCGCCACAGATGTTGTTAATGAGACCATTGATACTAATAACAAAAAAAATCACTTGGAGGATGGAGCGTTTTCGGTTTATGTTCCGTTAACCGAAAATCAGATCGTCGAACTTGAAAAGATCGGTGCTAAAACGGAAGTCGCTTTCTATGTGGATTTAACGGGGCCGGAAAAATCGACGCTGCGGCTATTTAAAAACCGTGATAATATCAATACCATTGCGCTTGAAGAGGGCAGATTAGCTGAACAAATCGGCGAAATTGTGCTGGAAAAACATTATGCCGAAAATCATGGCATTCAGGTGGGACAGTCCCTCGTGGTGGGTCAAAGAAACTATTTGGTAACTGGAATTGGGACCGTGCCGGATTATTCCAATGTTGTTCAAAATGTTTCCGATGTATTGGCGGATTTGAAACAATTCAGTATCGGGTTTGTCGCCGCAACCGAATTTAATCAGTTGATCGAAAAAGATCTCAATGTTGAATATAATTATAGTTATCAGTTAGAAGGAGCACTGACTGATACAGAACTTAAAGAAAAATTGGTTGACCTTGATTTTGATAAAAGCAAGGTGACGAATAAATATATGAAAGAGATCATCAATACCATTGAAAAAGGTAAAAATGATTTGTCCAATGGGGTTAACGATTTAGCTGAGGGAACACAAACGCTGGCAAGTGGAACCAGTTCCGTTAAAGAAGGAACCGATGAACTGACTGATGGAGCAACTCGTTTAGCGGATGGAACCAACCAATTAAGTTCAGGTTTAAAAGCATTAACAGCTTCTAATGCGACTTTAAATAAAGCGGCTGATGATGTTTTTCAGGGGATGATTGCGCAGGTAAACAGTGAACTTAAAAAAATGGGAATAGCGATTACCGTAACCGGCGATAATTATGAATCTACGATTGAGACCTTAATGCAATCCATTGACGGTGCAGATACAAATTCAGTGGCAGCTCTGAACACGATGAAAACACAATTGGATAGTTACAAAAATTTTAAAGCGGGTCTCAAAGCTTATACGACTGGTGTTGAATCGGCTTATTCGGGGTCCGCAGAACTGTCAACGGGAGCCGATCAGCTATATCAAGGTGGCGTGTCTTTAGCGAAGGGAATGGATACCTTAAGTAACGGTGCCGTGGCGTTAAATAGCGGAATGGGCGAATTTAAGAACCAGGTAACTAATTTTATTAATGAAAATATGGATTATCGATATGTCAATCTGATCACTTTTTTAGAAGCCGATAATAATCAACGGATTACAAGTTGTAAAAGCGATGCTGCGATTAATAAAAATTCCGCTTTAATTGCCGGGATTATTGTGATTACGTTAATGGCCTATATGATTTCAGTATTTGTCATTCATACCATCGATAAAGAAAGTGCGGTTATTGGGGCTTTATATTCAATGGGGTATGTAAAAAAAGAACTGCTGAGACATTTTATGATCCTGCCGCTGGTCGTTGTTACAGTTGCGGCAATGATGGGGACCAGTTTGGGATTTTTGCTGATCGGGGAAAATATTAAAGAAAATGTTGCTTATTATTCTTACCCGACCTATACCATGATTTTTCCACCATACCTTTTGGTTTATGGGATTATAATACCAATAATGATCACTTTAATGGTCAACTATTTGGTAATCAATAATAAATTATCAATGGCACCGCTTAAACTGCTTAGACGAGAAAAGAAACAACATCAACTGGCAACGCTTGATTTAAAAGAGATGGACTTTATTAATCGCTATCGGATTCGTCAATTGATGCGAGAAATTCGGGCTAACATTACGTTGTTTTGGGGATTGTTTATCGCCATTTTATTGATGGTTTTTGGATTTAGCATCGATGGGAGTATTAATACTTACGTGCATAGTGTGGCGACAGATGTTGAATATAATTATCTTTATTTGTTAAAATATCCGATGGAAGTGGCCCCTGCTGACGCGACAAAAGCTTATGCCGAGTCTTTAGCGGCAAAGCTCTATTTAACCGGGGGAACGATGGACGTGACGATTATGGGGATTGATAATCAAAATCCTTATTTTGATTTTTCAGTGGATGGTCAAAAAAATGACGTGGTTATTTCGAATTCCGTGGCGAACAAGTTTGGTTATCGAGTCGGGGATGTGATTACGTTATCGGATAATCTCAAAGATCAAAATTACAATTTTACAGTCAAAAAAGTTGTCAATTACGCGAGCGGTCTTTATCTTTTTATGGACATTCAAGATATGCGTGATTTGTTTGGACAAGAAGAAGATTATTATAATACCCTTATGTCGGATCATGAATTGGATATTGAAACGGGACGGATTGCCACAGTCATAACAGTCGATAAAATGGTTGATGCAGCCAGACAAATGTTCACAATGATGTATGGGTTGGTGGTTACAATTCTGGGAGCTTCAATACTACTTTTTGTAATTGTGATGTATTTATTACTGAAAATGATGATTGACAAAGCGACGTTTAGTATTTCATTAATTAAGGTATTTGGTTATGATGAAAAGGAAATAAAAAAGCTGTATCTTGGTACGAGCTTTTATACTGTTGTGCTCTCAACCCTGATTGCGATTCCGATTAGTAAAATGATTATTAATCAGGTTTATCCATACATGATAGCCAATGTTTCAGCGGGAATGAAGGCAACAATCACACCGCAGTCTTATCTGATTATGGCAGCGATTATTTTAAGTGCGTACACTGTTGTTAATTTTATGGTTGGGCGGCACTTAAAAAAGATTTCGTTGGTCGAAATTTTAAAAGTCAGAGAATAA
- a CDS encoding ABC transporter ATP-binding protein, with translation MFIEVNDIKKSYGEGGSYAQVLKGVSTRIEKGQICAILGPSGSGKSTLLNTIGGLDTIDSGSVKISGVEITQLNAKELSLYRRNYLGFIFQFYNLVPNLTVKENIQVCEYLTQTPLDMNELLETLGLTEHQKKFPSQLSGGQQQRCAIARALIKNPELLLCDEPTGALDYQASREILMLIEKINKRYGTTLIIVTHNTAIKEMVDRVIKIKDGRISDDYVNTVIKPASQLEW, from the coding sequence ATGTTTATTGAAGTAAATGATATTAAAAAAAGTTACGGCGAAGGTGGCAGTTACGCGCAAGTGCTTAAAGGCGTTTCTACCAGAATAGAAAAGGGTCAGATTTGCGCGATTTTAGGCCCAAGCGGATCGGGAAAATCGACATTACTCAATACCATCGGCGGGTTGGATACCATCGATAGTGGCAGTGTGAAGATCAGCGGCGTTGAGATTACGCAGTTAAATGCAAAAGAGTTATCGCTATATCGGCGAAATTATCTGGGTTTTATTTTTCAGTTTTATAATCTTGTGCCAAATCTAACGGTTAAAGAAAATATTCAGGTTTGCGAATATCTGACTCAAACACCATTGGATATGAATGAACTACTGGAAACCTTGGGTTTGACTGAGCATCAGAAAAAATTTCCGTCCCAATTGTCGGGAGGGCAACAACAACGCTGTGCTATTGCCAGAGCGCTGATAAAAAACCCGGAGCTGTTATTATGTGATGAACCAACCGGTGCGCTCGATTATCAGGCTTCGCGCGAGATTCTTATGTTGATTGAGAAAATTAATAAGCGATATGGCACAACGTTGATTATTGTTACGCATAATACTGCGATTAAAGAGATGGTTGATCGGGTAATAAAAATCAAAGACGGTCGAATCAGCGATGATTATGTTAATACGGTAATAAAACCGGCCAGTCAGTTGGAATGGTAG
- a CDS encoding TetR/AcrR family transcriptional regulator — protein MRNETETRERLLKVAKAEFLELGYEKASIRKICKKAGVTTGALYFFFKDKNDLFADLVKKVAIEVKEVIVHHTQNEQVLYLNEKVTQQMIITDGIEQGREFVSYMYEHKDEFMLLLNKSNGSSYENFYDELVDLMEENTCLLLDYIGIDDKKKKALSRYTMHWLAHLETSSFAQLLTHDLSLEEALLQADMIAKFLSGGWLSVLGDDIVIK, from the coding sequence ATGCGAAATGAAACAGAAACACGGGAACGATTATTAAAAGTTGCGAAGGCTGAATTTTTGGAACTTGGTTATGAAAAAGCGTCTATTCGAAAAATCTGTAAAAAAGCGGGCGTTACAACGGGAGCGTTGTATTTCTTTTTTAAAGATAAAAATGATTTGTTTGCCGATTTAGTTAAAAAAGTTGCGATTGAAGTAAAAGAAGTCATTGTTCATCATACCCAAAATGAGCAGGTGCTTTATCTAAATGAAAAAGTTACCCAACAAATGATAATTACTGATGGAATTGAGCAAGGGCGCGAATTTGTCAGCTATATGTATGAGCATAAAGATGAGTTTATGTTGCTCCTAAATAAATCGAATGGATCAAGTTATGAAAATTTTTATGATGAACTCGTTGATTTAATGGAAGAAAATACTTGTCTGCTGTTAGATTATATTGGGATTGATGATAAAAAAAAGAAAGCGCTTAGCCGGTATACGATGCACTGGTTAGCGCATTTGGAAACGTCATCGTTTGCACAACTTTTGACACATGACTTATCTTTAGAAGAAGCATTGCTCCAAGCCGATATGATTGCAAAATTCTTATCAGGTGGATGGCTGAGCGTATTAGGAGATGACATCGTAATAAAATAA
- a CDS encoding DUF4391 domain-containing protein, with amino-acid sequence MISLPETTNVYRQMPKELFYKYLNDKITLKKTFIDEIESIIWINTLSMETVSIQKGTQLSAIAIVEIVLKRQAINPDIIEIINRETEQFTIFIMRYEEWGQLWCRELQTLKTRTGFANHQNYFQSSWMLIDDLTLTLEGWNFDQVYESFFYQITGKSMHFQIDSNADNENEELKSLENYIKKLNIQMKNELQFSKQFEIATELKNANAKIDRIKLTALNEISQPVIAESQQESVENMRSFFPNVFLKLQDGAGTRFSYTLL; translated from the coding sequence ATGATCAGTTTACCAGAGACCACTAATGTATACCGACAGATGCCGAAAGAATTGTTTTACAAATATCTAAATGATAAGATTACATTAAAAAAGACATTTATTGATGAAATTGAAAGCATCATCTGGATCAATACCCTTTCAATGGAGACCGTATCAATTCAAAAAGGAACGCAGTTAAGTGCGATCGCAATCGTTGAGATTGTTTTAAAACGCCAGGCGATCAACCCCGATATTATTGAAATTATTAACAGAGAAACTGAGCAATTTACAATTTTTATTATGCGTTACGAGGAATGGGGCCAATTGTGGTGCCGAGAACTACAAACGTTAAAGACACGGACTGGTTTTGCTAATCATCAAAATTATTTTCAGAGTAGCTGGATGTTAATTGATGATTTAACGCTAACACTAGAAGGATGGAATTTTGATCAAGTTTATGAAAGCTTTTTTTATCAAATCACAGGAAAATCGATGCACTTTCAAATTGACAGCAACGCTGATAATGAAAATGAAGAATTAAAAAGTCTCGAAAATTACATCAAGAAACTTAACATACAAATGAAAAATGAGCTCCAATTTAGTAAGCAGTTTGAGATAGCTACGGAGCTTAAAAATGCCAATGCTAAAATTGATAGAATCAAGCTGACGGCTTTAAATGAGATTTCGCAGCCCGTTATCGCTGAATCACAACAAGAATCAGTAGAAAATATGCGTTCTTTTTTTCCAAATGTATTTTTGAAATTGCAAGATGGAGCGGGAACACGTTTTAGCTATACATTATTATAA